From Arachis stenosperma cultivar V10309 chromosome 2, arast.V10309.gnm1.PFL2, whole genome shotgun sequence, one genomic window encodes:
- the LOC130961633 gene encoding F-box protein SKIP8, producing MALHGTIFINGLSSNTIKEFNFLPGSFINNFQKLHYVSLPSSNPVRLVFGKSFGRSDQLCLLPATQWPNLQKQGYRRQQRVKSEDSESILSSENIALDEQTLEEELRNAIAEENYAKAAKIRDTLKNLQKDSKTTIFGINSRFYESFRTGDLAAMQALWSKKDEVCCVHPGLKGISGYDDVIESWNLVWANYEFPLEIRLEDIKVHARGDMGYVTCMEFVKTKGGRWGGQFVTNVFEKIDGQWYICIHHASPIDL from the exons ATGGCGCTTCATGGAACCATCTTCATCAAT GGTCTTTCTTCTAATACAATCAAGGAATTTAATTTCTTACCGGGTTCATTCATCAATAACTTTCAGAAGCTTCATTATGTTTCTCTTCCTTCCTCTAATCCAGTTAGATTAGTTTTTGGCAAAAGTTTTGGAAGGAGTGACCAACTGTGTCTTCTGCCTGCCACTCAATGGCCAAACTTGCAAAAGCAAGGATACA GGAGGCAACAAAGAGTCAAAAGTGAAGACTCAGAGAGCATCTTGAGTAGTGAGAATATCGCATTGGATGAACAGACTTTGGAGGAGGAGTTACGGAATGCCATTGCGGAAGAGAACTATGCTAAAGCAGCAAAAATAAGGGATACGCTCAAAAACCTCCAAAAAGATAGCAAGACAACAATATTCGGCATAAACAGCCGGTTTTATGAGTCATTCAGAACTGGGGACCTGGCAGCAATGCAAGCCCTGTGGTCAAAGAAAGACGAGGTGTGCTGTGTTCACCCTGGTTTAAAAGGGATATCTGGTTATGATGATGTTATTGAGAGCTGGAATTTGGTTTGGGCAAACTATGAATTTCCACTAGAAATTAGGCTAGAAGACATCAAGGTTCATGCTAGAGGGGATATGGGGTATGTTACTTGCATGGAATTTGTCAAGACAAAAGGAGGAAGATGGGGAGGGCAATTTGTAACCAATGTGTTCGAGAAGATTGATGGCCAGTGGTATATTTGTATCCATCATGCTTCCCCAATAGACTTATGA